One stretch of Pararhizobium qamdonense DNA includes these proteins:
- a CDS encoding NAD(P)/FAD-dependent oxidoreductase yields MPWQSPISPGISWYESSVAERPEYPALSGSVETDVAIVGGGFTGLQAAYNLARKGVRVTLIDACRFGDGASGRNGGQLGTGQRWSPEEMEGTLGYERSKALFDLAEDAKKHLLDFASTHGIDIEYVEGQLNVCHRPRLEKDYRDSVEIAASRYGYAHQSFMDRDETVARLGSQRYLFGIRDTGTGHIQPMKLLVGLARQAALAGASLHEQTKALKINQAGGRVTIETDKGTIRADRALIACNGYIGNLEPVTARHVMPIRSFIGATKVLSDFPDVLPGGEAVADSRFVVRYFRKSKDGRLLFGGREAYTADNPREISEHIRRQITEIYPSLANVEMTHSWGGSVGITLPRQPFVREVMPGVTSIGGYSGHGVMLSNYCGKLYSDMVTGNRSDLDLLRELNVPAFPGGTRFRSVLLFVALSWYALRDKF; encoded by the coding sequence ATGCCTTGGCAAAGCCCGATCTCGCCGGGGATTTCCTGGTATGAGTCCAGTGTCGCGGAGCGGCCGGAATATCCGGCCCTTTCGGGTTCGGTGGAGACCGATGTCGCGATCGTCGGCGGGGGCTTCACCGGGCTGCAGGCCGCCTACAATCTGGCGCGCAAGGGCGTGCGCGTCACGCTGATCGATGCCTGCCGCTTCGGCGACGGTGCGTCTGGCCGCAATGGCGGCCAGCTCGGCACCGGCCAGCGCTGGTCTCCCGAGGAGATGGAGGGAACGCTCGGCTACGAGCGGTCCAAGGCATTGTTCGATCTGGCAGAGGATGCCAAGAAACATCTGCTCGACTTCGCATCCACACATGGCATCGATATCGAATATGTCGAGGGGCAGCTGAATGTCTGCCACAGGCCACGGCTCGAGAAAGATTATCGCGACAGCGTCGAGATCGCCGCATCGCGCTATGGCTATGCGCACCAGAGCTTCATGGACCGCGACGAGACGGTGGCGCGGCTGGGCTCGCAGCGATATCTTTTCGGCATCCGCGATACCGGCACCGGCCATATCCAGCCGATGAAGCTTCTGGTTGGCCTCGCCAGACAGGCGGCCCTGGCCGGCGCATCGCTGCACGAGCAGACCAAGGCGCTGAAGATCAACCAGGCCGGCGGCCGGGTGACGATCGAGACGGACAAGGGCACCATCCGCGCCGATCGCGCCCTGATTGCCTGCAACGGCTATATCGGCAATCTCGAACCGGTCACGGCACGGCATGTCATGCCGATCCGTTCGTTCATCGGCGCCACCAAGGTTCTCAGCGATTTTCCCGATGTGCTGCCCGGCGGCGAAGCGGTGGCGGATTCACGCTTCGTCGTGCGCTATTTCCGCAAATCCAAGGATGGGCGGCTGCTGTTTGGTGGCCGCGAGGCCTATACGGCGGACAATCCGCGGGAAATTTCCGAACATATCCGCCGGCAGATCACGGAGATCTACCCGTCGCTGGCGAATGTCGAGATGACCCATTCCTGGGGCGGCTCGGTTGGCATCACGCTGCCGCGCCAGCCCTTCGTGCGCGAGGTCATGCCCGGCGTTACATCGATTGGCGGCTATTCCGGCCATGGCGTCATGCTGTCGAACTATTGCGGCAAGCTCTATTCCGATATGGTGACCGGCAACCGCTCGGACCTCGACCTGTTGCGGGAGCTGAATGTTCCGGCTTTTCCAGGCGGCACGCGGTTCCGCTCCGTGCTTTTGTTCGTCGCACTCAGCTGGTATGCCTTGCGCGACAAGTTTTAA
- a CDS encoding LysR family transcriptional regulator, with product MKDISWDAYQIFLAVARHGGLTGAAQVNGLSPATVGRRVLDLEQRIGRQLFVRSQTGYRLTADGQALLEQLQAMDAVVRKVDGWRQEAHGGSVVRLMAGTWVTWLVCENIQAIWSERDGFRLDMSVSERRATLAHRQSDVGVRAVVPDEPHLTSRHTGEVAYAAYRQRNAQPGLASAWIAVSEEDAISPYLRFPHEQAAAPVAVIVSRPRSLLDLARAGAGQAVLPCFVGDLDPGLERAGEELKQLRHGQWIVTNSEDRHRREIRTVSERLFRLVKSHADLFAGKRPSRSL from the coding sequence ATGAAAGACATATCCTGGGATGCCTATCAGATATTTCTGGCCGTTGCGCGCCATGGCGGATTGACCGGTGCCGCGCAGGTCAACGGTTTGAGCCCCGCCACCGTCGGCCGCCGTGTGCTGGATCTGGAACAAAGGATCGGCCGGCAGCTGTTTGTCCGCAGCCAGACCGGGTACCGTTTGACCGCCGATGGCCAGGCGCTTTTAGAACAGTTGCAGGCTATGGACGCCGTGGTGCGCAAGGTCGATGGCTGGCGGCAGGAGGCGCATGGGGGCTCTGTGGTGCGGCTGATGGCCGGAACCTGGGTGACGTGGCTGGTCTGCGAAAACATCCAGGCGATCTGGAGCGAGCGTGACGGTTTCCGCCTCGACATGTCCGTTTCCGAGCGGCGGGCGACGCTGGCACACCGGCAAAGCGATGTCGGCGTGCGGGCGGTCGTGCCGGACGAGCCGCATCTGACAAGCCGCCATACCGGCGAGGTCGCCTATGCCGCCTACCGCCAGCGCAATGCGCAGCCGGGATTGGCCTCAGCCTGGATCGCGGTGTCTGAGGAGGATGCGATCTCGCCCTATCTGCGCTTTCCGCATGAACAGGCGGCTGCCCCGGTCGCCGTCATCGTCAGCCGCCCGCGCTCGCTGCTGGATCTGGCGCGGGCAGGGGCGGGGCAGGCGGTGCTGCCCTGTTTCGTCGGCGATCTCGATCCGGGCCTGGAGCGGGCAGGCGAGGAACTGAAACAGCTGCGCCACGGCCAATGGATCGTCACCAACAGCGAGGACCGACACCGCCGCGAAATCCGCACGGTGTCCGAGCGGCTGTTCCGGCTGGTCAAAAGCCATGCCGATCTTTTTGCCGGCAAGCGGCCAAGCCGCAGTCTTTAG
- a CDS encoding methyl-accepting chemotaxis protein, with amino-acid sequence MFIDKILARFKIQTKVLLFILPFVVSICAVGITGLYASGLLQGRMEISNSVLQSLSGFKDVYAGMNAFLQNTSEDTRQAVVEKLEGQQAVLSGTLAQVNDEEGRRQLQEAVEGSTKIGERVGQLWTLYEEEVALRKSISNSLGSLLGEQMKVLEEATKMERAVRKDEEAAKSILREADRLTSSSDTLVAFMSAFAKAATPEEKIKFAGSSYGELTKVQRKIASGLPANQKAVAETFKKTVAEMKALVDTGDLSEENAAAVGRLVARFRQNSIQLQTAATVKMRDATATFGKLDAPLVKAATVLTDTRKLVNSVYSIRIAAASFLEKSDEEGRARLSREFSIMGQDVQSLAQTAGDLKFFTDLVGSLKPIIEKMDQDSIALVATSHKRQAEFTAAAAEIDSIWGQLTAFAEGQKTTASVERDKANQVSVFATVLGILIALLAGGALVLTLKGPIGQITAAMRRLADGALDTSIDGGARRDEIGDMARALGIFKENALSKVRIEAESEEQRAQADAERSRNDTEKRALDSQIDFAVNQLAAGLGRLAQGDLSQQIETPFTGRLEQLRMDFNGSLIRLQDTLLQIRNNALSIQRSGNDMHASADQLSKRTEAQAASLEETAAAVDQITVTVRSSAERAHEANVAVTHTKKSADNSAVVVSNAISAMGRIEDASRQIEQIIDVIDEIAFQTNLLALNAGIEAARAGDAGRGFAVVAQEVRELAQRSAGAAREIKGLINKSANEVNSGSQLVQETGAVLASISQQIVAVSSHVEMIATASRDQAAALHEVNGSVNQMDQMTQQNATMVDQATSASRELANQADTLMMLVEQFRLEPVATGRQVGRAA; translated from the coding sequence ATGTTCATCGACAAGATTCTTGCCCGCTTCAAAATCCAGACCAAGGTGCTGTTGTTCATCCTGCCCTTCGTCGTCAGCATCTGCGCCGTCGGCATTACCGGGCTTTATGCGTCGGGATTGCTGCAGGGGCGGATGGAGATTTCCAATAGCGTCCTGCAGTCGCTGAGCGGTTTCAAGGATGTCTATGCCGGCATGAACGCCTTTCTGCAGAACACGTCGGAGGACACCCGCCAGGCTGTGGTTGAAAAGCTTGAGGGCCAGCAAGCGGTCCTGTCGGGCACGCTGGCGCAGGTCAATGACGAGGAAGGCCGCCGCCAATTGCAGGAGGCCGTCGAAGGCAGCACCAAGATCGGCGAGCGCGTCGGCCAGCTCTGGACGCTCTACGAGGAAGAAGTGGCGCTGCGCAAATCCATCTCCAACAGCCTCGGCAGCCTGCTCGGCGAGCAGATGAAGGTGCTTGAGGAAGCCACCAAGATGGAACGCGCAGTCCGCAAGGATGAGGAAGCGGCCAAATCGATCCTGCGTGAAGCAGATCGCCTGACCTCGTCCAGCGATACGCTCGTTGCCTTCATGTCGGCCTTTGCCAAGGCGGCGACGCCGGAAGAAAAGATCAAGTTTGCGGGCAGTTCCTATGGAGAACTCACCAAGGTACAGCGCAAGATCGCTTCCGGCCTGCCGGCAAACCAGAAGGCCGTCGCCGAAACCTTCAAGAAGACCGTGGCCGAGATGAAGGCGCTGGTCGATACCGGCGATCTCAGCGAGGAAAACGCCGCAGCAGTCGGCCGTCTGGTTGCCCGCTTCCGCCAGAACAGCATCCAGCTGCAGACGGCCGCCACCGTCAAGATGCGCGACGCGACCGCCACCTTCGGCAAGCTCGATGCGCCGCTGGTCAAGGCCGCAACCGTGCTCACCGATACTCGCAAGCTGGTCAATTCCGTCTATTCCATCCGCATCGCCGCCGCGAGCTTCCTGGAAAAATCCGACGAGGAGGGCCGTGCCCGGCTTTCGCGCGAATTCTCCATCATGGGCCAGGATGTGCAAAGCCTGGCACAAACAGCCGGCGACCTGAAATTCTTCACCGATCTGGTCGGCTCCTTGAAACCGATCATCGAGAAGATGGATCAGGACAGCATCGCCCTGGTCGCAACCAGCCATAAACGCCAGGCCGAATTCACGGCTGCGGCTGCCGAAATCGACAGCATCTGGGGTCAGCTGACCGCATTTGCCGAGGGCCAGAAGACCACCGCCTCGGTCGAGCGCGACAAGGCAAATCAGGTCTCTGTCTTTGCGACGGTTCTGGGCATCCTGATCGCCCTTCTCGCCGGTGGCGCGCTGGTGCTGACACTGAAGGGTCCGATCGGGCAGATCACCGCCGCCATGCGCCGTCTGGCTGACGGTGCGCTCGATACCTCGATCGATGGCGGCGCCCGCCGCGACGAGATCGGCGACATGGCGCGGGCGCTGGGCATCTTCAAGGAAAATGCCCTTTCCAAGGTCCGCATCGAAGCCGAAAGCGAGGAGCAGCGCGCCCAGGCCGATGCCGAGCGCAGCCGCAACGATACCGAAAAGCGCGCCCTCGACAGCCAGATCGATTTTGCCGTCAACCAGCTCGCCGCCGGTCTCGGCCGCCTGGCGCAGGGCGATCTCTCGCAGCAGATCGAAACGCCGTTCACCGGCCGTCTCGAACAGCTGCGGATGGACTTCAACGGTTCGCTGATCCGCCTGCAGGACACGCTCCTGCAGATCCGCAACAATGCGCTGTCGATCCAGCGCAGCGGCAACGATATGCATGCATCGGCAGATCAGCTCTCCAAGCGTACCGAGGCTCAGGCCGCGTCGCTGGAAGAAACCGCAGCCGCCGTCGACCAGATCACCGTCACCGTACGGTCCTCGGCCGAGCGGGCGCATGAGGCCAATGTTGCCGTCACGCATACCAAGAAGAGCGCCGACAATTCCGCCGTCGTCGTCAGCAACGCGATCTCGGCCATGGGCCGCATCGAAGATGCCTCGCGCCAGATCGAGCAGATCATCGATGTCATCGACGAGATCGCCTTCCAGACCAATCTCCTGGCGCTGAATGCCGGGATCGAGGCCGCCCGCGCCGGCGATGCCGGCAGGGGGTTTGCGGTGGTGGCGCAGGAAGTCCGGGAACTCGCCCAGCGTTCGGCAGGTGCGGCCCGCGAGATCAAGGGCCTGATCAACAAATCCGCCAACGAAGTGAATTCCGGCTCGCAACTGGTCCAGGAAACCGGCGCGGTTCTGGCATCGATCAGCCAGCAGATCGTTGCGGTCAGCAGCCATGTGGAAATGATTGCCACTGCCAGCCGCGACCAGGCCGCAGCGCTGCACGAGGTCAACGGGTCGGTCAACCAGATGGACCAGATGACGCAGCAGAATGCGACCATGGTCGATCAGGCAACCAGCGCCAGCCGCGAACTCGCCAACCAGGCCGATACGCTGATGATGCTGGTCGAACAGTTCCGCCTGGAGCCTGTTGCAACCGGCCGCCAGGTCGGCCGCGCCGCCTGA
- a CDS encoding glutamine synthetase family protein — MPVRRNAAQPTARTVKSSKIPAALQAPRGVKTWKEAADWLKIRGIEDIECITPDIAGVPRGKMMPSSKFTSNTSLALPSAIYRHTISGEYPEETGNFRYDSRDSDIKLVPDLSTLSVVPWESDPTAQVICDIAGSQGEKVPYTPRNVLKHVLDLYAQRGWKPVVAPEIEFYLVAKNEDPDYPLHPPKGRSGRAIQGGQGYSIAGVNEFDELIDDIYHFSEKQGLEIDTLIHEEGPAQLEINLRHGDPIELADQVFMFKRTIREAALKHGIYATFMAKPMQAQAGSAMHIHQSVVEVNTGRNLFSNADGSPSKEFFSFIGGMQTFVPKALSMMAPYVNSYRRLTPDMSAPVNNAWGYDNRTTAFRIPVSEPAARRVENRLPSSDANPYLALAASLGCGYLGIIQGLEPSAPAEASADSGTIDLPRGLLEAVSLLEAEPAFAEIFSPEFIAIYGGVKRGEFETFMQVISPWEREYLLLNV, encoded by the coding sequence ATGCCCGTCAGAAGAAATGCTGCCCAACCAACTGCAAGGACTGTCAAGAGCTCGAAAATACCCGCCGCACTGCAAGCCCCCCGCGGAGTGAAGACCTGGAAGGAAGCCGCCGACTGGCTGAAAATCCGTGGCATCGAGGATATCGAATGCATCACGCCTGATATTGCCGGCGTTCCGCGCGGCAAGATGATGCCGTCCTCGAAATTCACCTCCAATACCTCGCTTGCACTGCCCTCGGCGATCTACCGCCACACGATTTCCGGCGAATATCCCGAAGAGACGGGCAATTTCCGCTATGACAGCCGCGACAGCGATATCAAGCTGGTGCCTGATCTTTCGACCCTTTCGGTGGTTCCCTGGGAAAGCGACCCGACGGCGCAGGTGATCTGCGACATTGCGGGCTCGCAGGGCGAAAAAGTTCCCTACACGCCGCGCAACGTCCTGAAGCACGTTCTCGACCTCTATGCCCAACGGGGCTGGAAGCCGGTCGTCGCGCCTGAAATCGAATTCTATCTGGTCGCCAAGAACGAAGACCCGGATTATCCGCTGCATCCGCCGAAAGGCCGTTCCGGACGGGCGATCCAGGGCGGACAGGGCTATTCGATCGCCGGCGTCAACGAATTCGACGAACTGATCGACGATATCTACCATTTCTCGGAAAAGCAGGGTCTGGAGATCGACACGCTGATCCACGAGGAAGGCCCGGCACAGCTGGAAATCAACCTTCGCCATGGCGATCCGATCGAGCTTGCCGACCAGGTCTTCATGTTCAAGCGGACCATTCGCGAAGCGGCCCTGAAGCACGGCATCTACGCAACCTTCATGGCCAAGCCAATGCAGGCGCAGGCAGGCTCTGCCATGCATATCCATCAGTCGGTTGTCGAAGTGAATACCGGCCGCAACCTGTTTTCCAATGCCGACGGCTCGCCCTCCAAGGAGTTCTTCTCCTTTATCGGCGGCATGCAGACATTCGTGCCCAAGGCGCTGTCGATGATGGCCCCTTACGTCAACTCGTACCGGCGGCTGACGCCGGACATGTCGGCGCCGGTCAACAATGCCTGGGGCTACGACAACCGCACGACCGCGTTTCGCATTCCGGTTTCCGAACCTGCCGCACGGCGTGTGGAAAACCGCCTGCCAAGCTCGGACGCCAATCCCTATCTGGCGCTCGCAGCCTCGCTCGGCTGCGGTTATCTCGGCATCATCCAGGGACTGGAACCATCGGCACCGGCGGAAGCGTCGGCCGATAGCGGGACGATCGACCTGCCGAGGGGGCTGCTGGAAGCGGTGTCGCTCTTGGAAGCGGAACCGGCTTTTGCCGAGATCTTCAGCCCGGAATTCATCGCCATCTATGGCGGCGTGAAGCGGGGCGAGTTCGAAACCTTCATGCAGGTGATCAGCCCCTGGGAGCGCGAATACCTGCTTCTCAATGTCTGA
- the zwf gene encoding glucose-6-phosphate dehydrogenase, with the protein MSSQIIPVEPFDYVVFGGTGDLAERKLLPALYHRQLDGQLTDPTRIIGASRSVLSHDEYRKFATDALKEHLKPSEYDEAQVKIFTDRLFYVPVDAKSDNGWDQLKALLDEGKDRVRAFYLAVAPAIFGDISEKIRDHKLITKMTRIVVEKPIGRDLASALELNDTIGKVFKEEQIFRIDHYLGKETVQNLMALRFANTLYEPLWNSSYIDHIQITVAESVGLESRAGYYDKAGALRDMVQNHILQLLCLVAMEVPPSMNAEAVRDEKLKVLRALKPINPGNVEKMTVRGQYKAGASAGGAVKGYLEELEGGVSNTETFVAIKAEINNWRWAGVPFYIRTGKRMAGRMSEIVITFKPIPHSIFDEAAGRIEANQLIIRLQPDEGVKQSLMIKDPGPGGMRLRNVSLDMTFAEAFNARSADAYERLLLDVVRNNQTLFMRRDEVEAAWRWVDPILKAWEAVNQQVQAYTAGTWGPSQAIALIERDGRTWHEVI; encoded by the coding sequence ATGAGCAGCCAGATCATTCCTGTGGAACCCTTTGACTATGTGGTTTTCGGAGGCACCGGCGACCTTGCCGAACGCAAATTGCTTCCTGCCCTTTATCATCGCCAGCTGGATGGCCAACTCACCGATCCGACCCGCATTATCGGTGCGTCGCGCAGCGTGCTCAGCCATGACGAATACCGCAAATTTGCGACCGACGCCCTCAAGGAACATCTGAAGCCGAGCGAGTACGATGAAGCGCAGGTGAAGATCTTCACCGACCGTCTGTTCTACGTGCCTGTCGATGCCAAGTCGGACAATGGCTGGGATCAGCTGAAGGCGCTTCTGGACGAGGGCAAGGACCGCGTGCGGGCCTTTTACCTTGCCGTCGCACCCGCCATCTTCGGCGATATCTCCGAAAAAATCCGCGACCACAAGCTGATCACCAAGATGACGCGCATCGTCGTCGAAAAGCCGATCGGCCGTGACCTTGCCTCGGCGCTCGAGCTCAACGACACGATCGGCAAAGTGTTCAAGGAAGAGCAGATCTTCCGCATCGACCATTATCTCGGCAAGGAAACCGTGCAGAACCTGATGGCGCTGCGCTTTGCCAACACGCTGTACGAACCGCTGTGGAACTCGTCCTATATCGATCATATCCAGATCACCGTTGCCGAATCGGTCGGGCTGGAAAGCCGTGCCGGTTACTATGACAAGGCCGGTGCGCTACGCGACATGGTGCAGAACCATATCCTCCAGCTGCTCTGCCTGGTCGCCATGGAAGTGCCGCCGTCGATGAACGCGGAAGCGGTGCGCGACGAGAAGCTGAAGGTGCTGCGTGCGCTAAAACCGATCAATCCCGGCAATGTCGAGAAGATGACCGTGCGCGGCCAGTACAAGGCCGGCGCTTCGGCCGGGGGTGCGGTCAAGGGTTATCTCGAAGAACTCGAAGGCGGCGTGTCCAACACCGAGACCTTCGTTGCCATCAAGGCCGAAATCAACAACTGGCGCTGGGCCGGCGTTCCCTTCTACATCCGCACCGGCAAACGCATGGCCGGCCGTATGTCGGAAATCGTCATCACCTTCAAGCCGATCCCGCATTCGATCTTCGACGAGGCTGCGGGCCGCATCGAGGCCAACCAGCTGATCATCCGCCTGCAGCCGGACGAAGGCGTCAAGCAGTCGCTGATGATCAAGGACCCGGGCCCGGGCGGCATGCGCCTGCGCAACGTCTCGCTCGACATGACCTTTGCCGAAGCCTTCAACGCCCGCAGCGCCGATGCCTACGAGCGCCTGCTGCTCGACGTGGTGCGCAACAACCAGACCCTGTTCATGCGCCGCGACGAAGTCGAGGCCGCATGGCGCTGGGTCGATCCGATCCTGAAAGCCTGGGAAGCCGTCAACCAGCAGGTCCAGGCCTATACGGCCGGCACCTGGGGACCGAGCCAGGCCATCGCGCTCATCGAGCGGGACGGCCGCACCTGGCATGAAGTGATCTGA
- the aceA gene encoding isocitrate lyase, translated as MTDFYNLIPGAPQGRFDGLDRPYTAEDVTRLRGSVQIRHTLAEMGANRLWKLINEEDFVNALGAMTGNQAMQQVRAGLKAIYLSGWQVAADSNTASSMYPDQSLYPANAAPELAKRINRTLQRADQIETSEGKGLSVDTWFAPIVADAEAGFGGPLNAFEIMKAFIEAGAAGVHYEDQLASEKKCGHLGGKVLIPTAAHIRNLNAARLAADVMGTPTLVIARTDAEAAKLLTSDIDERDQPFVDYDAGRTTEGFYQVKNGIEPCIARAIAYAPYCDLIWMETGKPDLEQARRFAEAVHKVHPGKKLAYNCSPSFNWKKNLDDATIAKFQRELGAMGYKFQFITLAGFHQLNFGMFELARGYKDRQMAAYSQLQEAEFAAEVNGYTATKHQREVGTGYFDAVSMAITGGKSSTTAMHESTEHEQFRPAAE; from the coding sequence ATGACTGATTTTTACAATCTCATTCCCGGCGCCCCGCAGGGCCGTTTCGACGGCCTCGATCGCCCTTATACTGCCGAGGACGTCACGCGGCTGCGCGGCTCCGTCCAGATCCGCCATACGCTGGCCGAAATGGGCGCGAACCGGTTGTGGAAGCTGATCAATGAGGAGGATTTCGTTAATGCGCTGGGCGCGATGACGGGCAACCAGGCGATGCAGCAGGTTCGCGCCGGCCTGAAGGCCATCTATCTTTCCGGCTGGCAGGTTGCCGCCGACAGCAATACCGCCTCGTCCATGTATCCCGACCAGTCGCTCTATCCGGCCAATGCGGCCCCGGAACTGGCCAAGCGCATCAACAGGACATTGCAGCGCGCCGACCAGATCGAAACCTCGGAGGGCAAGGGCCTTTCGGTCGATACCTGGTTTGCCCCGATCGTTGCCGATGCGGAGGCTGGCTTTGGCGGGCCGCTCAACGCTTTCGAGATCATGAAGGCGTTTATCGAGGCGGGCGCTGCCGGCGTTCACTATGAGGACCAGCTGGCATCGGAAAAGAAATGCGGCCATCTCGGCGGCAAGGTTCTGATCCCGACAGCCGCTCATATCCGCAATCTCAACGCCGCGCGCCTTGCCGCCGACGTCATGGGCACGCCGACACTGGTGATCGCCCGCACGGACGCCGAGGCCGCCAAGCTGCTCACATCCGATATCGACGAGCGCGACCAGCCCTTCGTCGATTACGATGCCGGGCGCACGACGGAAGGTTTCTATCAGGTCAAGAACGGCATCGAGCCCTGCATTGCCCGCGCGATTGCCTATGCGCCCTATTGCGACCTCATCTGGATGGAGACCGGCAAGCCGGATCTCGAGCAGGCCCGCAGGTTTGCCGAGGCCGTGCACAAGGTGCATCCGGGCAAGAAGCTCGCCTATAATTGCTCGCCGTCGTTCAACTGGAAGAAAAACCTCGACGACGCGACGATCGCCAAGTTCCAGCGCGAGCTGGGCGCCATGGGCTACAAATTCCAGTTCATCACACTTGCCGGCTTCCACCAGCTGAACTTCGGCATGTTCGAACTGGCACGCGGCTACAAGGACCGGCAGATGGCTGCCTATTCGCAGCTGCAGGAGGCCGAATTCGCCGCCGAGGTCAACGGCTACACGGCCACCAAGCATCAGCGCGAAGTCGGCACCGGCTATTTCGACGCCGTCTCGATGGCGATCACCGGCGGCAAGTCCTCGACGACAGCCATGCACGAATCGACCGAACACGAGCAATTCCGGCCGGCGGCGGAGTAG
- a CDS encoding SMc00767 family acetate metabolism repressor produces the protein MTVQTRVKERAEEQSSAMTPEQQAMIRMVANDLHRLNQAVMKAVDAGVSVELVRSARHHGGEGNWGDLLIPVIVTQGRG, from the coding sequence ATGACAGTCCAGACACGCGTCAAGGAACGGGCGGAGGAACAGTCCTCGGCTATGACACCGGAACAGCAGGCCATGATCCGCATGGTCGCCAACGACCTGCACAGGCTCAACCAGGCCGTCATGAAAGCCGTGGATGCTGGCGTTTCCGTCGAGCTTGTCCGCTCGGCCCGCCATCATGGCGGCGAAGGCAATTGGGGTGATCTGCTGATCCCCGTTATCGTCACGCAGGGACGCGGCTGA
- a CDS encoding BaiN/RdsA family NAD(P)/FAD-dependent oxidoreductase, with product MAEQFDVVIIGAGAAGMMAAIEAGKRGRRVAVLDHAKAPGEKIRISGGGRCNFTNIHASPKNFLSVNPHFCKSALARYTPHDFIALVDRYKIAWHEKTLGQLFCDDTAKDIIRMLLTEMKEARAVLRLGAQIQAVEKTVSGFRIVTADGAIDCSSLIVASGGKSIPKMGATGLAYKIAEQFGLPLVETRPGLVPLTLDPVQLESLNALAGVAVDAQARCGKTVFEEAVLITHRGLSGPAILQVSSYWREGGDISLNLLPHADIAGVLKAARKQNGRQALQTALCEPLPKRLAQFFAEAAGLSNRPLADLSDKAIDAFCLTLKDWVIKPAGSEGYRTAEVTLGGVDTKALDSRSMQARDVPGLYFIGECVDVTGWLGGYNFQWAWASGFSAGQVA from the coding sequence TTGGCCGAACAATTCGACGTGGTGATAATCGGGGCAGGGGCTGCCGGCATGATGGCGGCGATCGAGGCGGGCAAGCGCGGCCGCCGCGTCGCTGTGCTCGATCATGCCAAGGCGCCGGGCGAAAAAATCCGCATTTCCGGCGGTGGACGCTGCAACTTCACCAATATCCATGCGAGCCCGAAGAACTTCCTCTCAGTCAATCCGCATTTCTGCAAGTCGGCTTTGGCGCGCTACACGCCGCATGATTTCATCGCCCTGGTCGATCGCTACAAGATCGCCTGGCATGAAAAGACGCTTGGCCAGTTGTTTTGCGACGACACCGCCAAGGACATCATCCGCATGCTGCTGACCGAGATGAAGGAGGCACGCGCGGTCCTGCGGCTGGGCGCGCAGATCCAGGCGGTTGAAAAAACCGTGTCCGGGTTCCGGATCGTGACCGCCGATGGCGCCATCGATTGTTCCTCGCTGATCGTTGCGAGCGGCGGAAAGTCGATCCCGAAAATGGGCGCAACCGGTCTTGCCTATAAGATCGCAGAGCAGTTCGGCCTGCCGCTGGTGGAGACCCGGCCGGGACTGGTGCCGCTGACGCTCGATCCGGTGCAACTGGAAAGCCTGAATGCGCTGGCCGGCGTTGCCGTCGATGCGCAGGCGCGCTGCGGCAAGACGGTTTTTGAGGAAGCCGTGCTGATCACCCACCGGGGCCTGAGCGGTCCGGCCATCCTGCAGGTATCGTCCTATTGGCGCGAGGGCGGCGATATCAGCCTCAACCTTTTGCCGCATGCCGATATTGCCGGCGTGCTGAAGGCGGCGCGTAAGCAGAATGGCCGCCAGGCGCTGCAGACGGCGCTCTGCGAACCCTTGCCGAAACGGCTGGCACAATTCTTCGCCGAGGCCGCCGGGCTCAGCAACCGGCCGCTCGCCGATCTCTCCGACAAGGCGATCGATGCGTTCTGCCTCACCCTCAAGGACTGGGTGATCAAGCCCGCCGGATCGGAGGGCTATCGCACCGCCGAGGTGACGCTGGGCGGTGTCGATACGAAGGCGCTCGATTCGCGCAGCATGCAGGCGCGGGACGTTCCCGGCCTCTATTTCATCGGCGAGTGCGTCGATGTCACCGGATGGCTGGGCGGCTATAATTTCCAATGGGCCTGGGCATCGGGCTTTTCGGCCGGCCAAGTGGCATGA